From one Rhodamnia argentea isolate NSW1041297 chromosome 1, ASM2092103v1, whole genome shotgun sequence genomic stretch:
- the LOC115755334 gene encoding membrane protein PM19L-like gives MAGMGRNMAGPLMILNLVLYCVVVGFASWCINHYINGQSDHSGVGGNGATMFFLVFALVAGVVGTVSKLPGALHVRPWRGDSLAAAASSSVVAFAITALAFGLAWKEISVGGYRGWRLRVLEAFVIIVTVTQLLYVLALHAGHFSSRYGPGYRDTPYSGAASGLEPKGGGGSGGVTGAQV, from the exons atGGCGGGGATGGGGAGGAACATGGCGGGGCCATTGATGATCCTCAACCTGGTGTTGTACTGCGTCGTGGTGGGCTTCGCTAGCTGGTGCATCAACCACTACATAAACGGCCAATCCGATCATTCCG GTGTCGGAGGGAATGGCGCGACCATGTTCTTCCTCGTGTTCGCGCTTGTGGCGGGAGTCGTCGGGACAGTCTCGAAGTTGCCAGGAGCCCTCCATGTTAGGCCATGGCGGGGCGACAGTTTGGCTGCGGCGGCTTCATCTTCGGTGGTGGCATTTGCCATCACTGCCCTTGCCTTTGG GTTGGCATGGAAAGAGATAAGTGTGGGAGGGTACAGAGGATGGAGGCTGAGGGTGTTGGAAGCTTTCGTGATAATCGTGACGGTCACGCAGTTGCTGTACGTCCTGGCACTCCACGCCGGCCATTTCAGCAGCCGATATGGGCCGGGCTACCGAGACACTCCCTATAGCGGCGCTGCCAGTGGTCTTGAGCCCAAGgggggcggcggcagcggcggcgtaACCGGAGCTCAGGTGTAG
- the LOC125316212 gene encoding germin-like protein subfamily 1 member 20 — protein sequence MTNRVRLSASFALLALALSFADAYDPSPLQDICVAVQEPKNALFVNGKFCKNPVLTTANDFLFSGLQVPRSTANPVGSTVTPVFVDQLPGLNTLGISMVRIDYGIGGLNPPHFHPRGSEILLVLEGTLYVGFVTSNQLNNTFFEKVLHPGDVFVFPIGTIHFQLNVGKINAVAIAGLSSQNPGVTTVANALFNSKPPISPEVLAKGFQVDEKLVETLQKKFWYYN from the exons ATGACGAATAGGGTTCGGCTTTCCGCCAGTTTCGCACTCTTGGCTCTGGCACTGTCCTTTGCCGATGCCTATGACCCAAGTCCCCTGCAGGACATCTGTGTAGCAGTCCAAGAACCCAAGAATGCTT tgtttgtgaatggaaagttctgCAAGAACCCCGTTCTTACGACAGCGAACGACTTCCTCTTTTCTGGCCTCCAAGTTCCTAGAAGCACGGCCAATCCAGTGGGCTCCACAGTCACCCCAGTGTTTGTGGACCAGCTACCAGGACTCAACACTCTCGGCATTTCCATGGTTCGTATTGACTATGGTATAGGTGGTTTAAATCCTCCGCACTTTCACCCTCGTGGCTCCGAGATTTTGCTTGTCCTGGAGGGCACCCTCTATGTAGGCTTTGTCACGTCCAACCAACTGAACAATACTTTCTTTGAGAAAGTCCTCCACCCCGGAGATGTTTTTGTTTTCCCCATCGGGACGATTCACTTCCAGCTCAATGTTGGAAAGATCAACGCAGTCGCGATCGCCGGTCTTAGCAGCCAAAACCCAGGAGTCACCACGGTCGCTAATGCTCTGTTCAATTCGAAGCCTCCTATTTCCCCTGAGGTACTAGCCAAGGGGTTCCAGGTGGATGAGAAGCTTGTTGAGACCCTTCAGAAGAAGTTCTGGTACTACAATTAG